A stretch of Carya illinoinensis cultivar Pawnee chromosome 14, C.illinoinensisPawnee_v1, whole genome shotgun sequence DNA encodes these proteins:
- the LOC122294805 gene encoding secoisolariciresinol dehydrogenase-like yields the protein MNGASLLAPIAKRLAGKVAMITGGASGIGESTARLFAKHGAKVIIADIQDELGFSVCQDKSINGAISYVHCDVTSESDVQNAVNAVVSKHGKLDIMFNNAGYAGQSKANILAVEQKGYKRIFDVNVLGSFLGAKHAAKVMIPEKRGSILFTSSCATQSHGLVSHIYTASKHAVVGLTKNLCVELGQYGIRVNCISPHGVATPMFLKSMGIDKKKKAEEIISSAANLKGPVLEAEDLAEAALFLASEESKYVSGLNLVVDGGYSTTNIAFEQSIQKFFT from the exons atgaacgGTGCATCCTTGCTAGCTCCCATTGCTAAGAG ATTAGCAGGTAAGGTTGCTATGATAACCGGAGGTGCAAGTGGAATTGGAGAGAGTACGGCAAGACTATTCGCTAAACATGGTGCTAAGGTCATCATTGCTGACATCCAGGACGAGCTTGGTTTCTCGGTTTGCCAAGACAAAAGCATCAATGGTGCCATTTCCTATGTCCACTGCGATGTCACTAGTGAGTCTGATGTCCAGAATGCTGTCAATGCTGTAGTGTCAAAGCATGGAAAACTCGATATAATGTTCAACAATGCAGGCTATGCTGGCCAAAGCAAAGCAAACATCTTAGCTGTCGAGCAGAAGGGTTACAAGAGAATTTTTGATGTGAATGTCTTGGGGTCATTTCTAGGGGCAAAACACGCGGCCAAAGTAATGATTCCAGAAAAAAGGGGCTCCATTCTATTCACTTCAAGCTGTGCAACACAGTCACATGGATTGGTCTCGCACATCTACACGGCATCCAAGCATGCCGTTGTGGGACTAACAAAGAATTTATGTGTTGAGTTGGGTCAGTATGGAATTAGAGTCAATTGCATATCACCACATGGTGTGGCCACTCCTATGTTCCTAAAATCAATGGGAATAGACAAGAAGAAAAAGGCGGAAGAGATTATATCCTCTGCGGCAAATTTGAAAGGACCAGTTTTGGAAGCAGAAGATTTGGCAGAGGCAGCGTTGTTCTTGGCAAGTGAGGAGTCCAAGTACGTGAGTGGGCTCAACCTAGTCGTGGATGGGGGTTATAGTACAACCAATATAGCTTTTGAACAGAGCATACAAAAGTTCTTCACCTAA